The following coding sequences lie in one bacterium genomic window:
- a CDS encoding NifU family protein → MIEKVKNVLEGIRGSLQNDGGDVELVGIENGVVKVKLTGACGCCPMAQMSLKQGIEQILKKEVPEVESVEAV, encoded by the coding sequence ATGATAGAAAAAGTAAAAAATGTATTAGAAGGTATCCGTGGTTCTCTTCAAAATGATGGTGGAGATGTAGAATTAGTTGGGATAGAAAACGGCGTTGTCAAGGTGAAATTAACCGGGGCCTGTGGCTGTTGTCCTATGGCTCAAATGAGCCTGAAACAGGGAATTGAACAAATCTTAAAAAAAGAAGTTCCTGAGGTCGAATCAGTAGAAGCGGTATAA
- a CDS encoding zinc-ribbon domain-containing protein, whose amino-acid sequence MRCTRCNFDNDEDDGYCIMCGNRLKNTCPRCHWVNRDGSKYCGKCGYAISPARRTSRYQEPR is encoded by the coding sequence ATGCGATGCACAAGATGTAATTTTGATAATGATGAAGACGATGGATATTGCATTATGTGTGGTAATAGATTAAAAAATACTTGCCCACGGTGTCATTGGGTCAACCGTGATGGGTCAAAATATTGTGGTAAGTGTGGATACGCTATCTCGCCAGCACGCAGAACTTCAAGGTATCAGGAACCAAGATGA
- a CDS encoding RidA family protein: protein MNKKVISIDKTIDTPYSPAVAFGNLLFVSGQIASGKNSLEEEITTALNKLKSILQSAGSSLECVLKTTVFLKDMKNFNLMNEIYKTYFKAEPPARSCVEVSRLPFDVNFEIEAIAYIALINRNLT from the coding sequence ATGAACAAAAAGGTTATTTCAATAGATAAAACTATCGATACACCTTATTCGCCAGCAGTTGCTTTTGGGAATTTGCTATTTGTCTCAGGACAGATAGCAAGTGGTAAAAATAGTTTAGAAGAAGAGATTACAACGGCATTAAATAAATTAAAAAGTATCTTACAATCAGCCGGGTCGTCTTTAGAGTGCGTTTTGAAAACAACCGTATTTTTAAAGGATATGAAAAATTTTAATCTAATGAATGAGATTTATAAAACTTACTTTAAAGCAGAGCCTCCAGCACGAAGTTGTGTTGAAGTCAGCAGGCTCCCATTTGATGTAAATTTTGAAATAGAAGCGATAGCGTATATAGCACTTATTAATCGAAATTTGACATAG